In Uranotaenia lowii strain MFRU-FL chromosome 2, ASM2978415v1, whole genome shotgun sequence, one genomic interval encodes:
- the LOC129747858 gene encoding melanization protease 1-like: MPKLWFIIVSVILLHLDPCLSADGHCITSKAESGKCVHIDRCPELKKLAYSPTISAAERNLLRISICGEQMVCCADPLSPAENPIIKMNLDVSSEDYRMQLPDPDDCGVNPPADRIYGGDITALDQFMWTVALEFDVRGIRSVKCGGTLINYRYVLTAAHCVKFVKPENLIALIGEYNLTSNPDCDEYNNCNPKVLRAQIQTITIHPEYRNRQKADIALLKLRQPLPEKYTKIINPICLPHSEALRRNLFTHHNASVVGWGGHEDGISSEVKKYASLVITTLDSCKKQYANLYDTRKLTDNHLCARSVTDGFEDACKGDSGGPLMVNYGGNWFLVGIVSFGTECGIGKIPGIYTRVSSFMSWIEENLVE, encoded by the exons ATGCCAAAGTTGTGGTTCATCATAGTTTCCGTAATTCTGTTACATTTGGATCCTTGTTTGAGCGCAG ATGGACACTGCATAACTTCGAAGGCTGAATCAGGAAAATGTGTCCACATAGACCGATGCCCTGAGCTTAAAAAACTAGCGTACAGCCCAACTATTTCGGCGGCAGAGCGAAACCTACTCAGAATAAGTATTTGCGGTGAACAAATG gTTTGCTGTGCGGATCCTCTATCACCGGCGGAAAACCCGATCATCAAAATGAATTTGGATGTATCGTCGGAAGACTACAGGATGCAGCTACCGGATCCAGATGATTGTGGCGTAAATCCTCCCGCAGATCGCATTTATGGTGGTGATATTACGGCTTTGGATCAGTTCATGTGGACGGTGGCCCTAGAATTCGATGTAAGAGGGATCCGATCCGTTAAATGTGGCGGTACCTTGATCAACTATCGATACGTCCTTACAGCGGCACATTGCGTCAAGTTTGTGAAGCCAGAAAA cctCATTGCGCTCATTGGTGAATACAACTTGACGAGCAATCCGGATTGCGACGAGTACAACAACTGCAACCCGAAGGTTTTACGAGCCCAGATTCAAACCATAACGATTCATCCGGAATACCGAAACAGGCAGAAAGCTGACATAGCCCTGCTTAAATTGCGCCAACCGTTGCCCGAAAAATATACGAAAATTATAAATCCCATCTGTTTGCCTCATTCTGAAGCTTTGCGACGAAATCTTTTCACGCATCATAACGCCAGCGTCGTCGGCTGGGGTGGTCATGAGGATG gTATCAGCAGCGAGgtaaaaaaatatgcaagttTAGTAATAACAACCTTGGACAGCTGTAAAAAACAATACGCGAATTTGTACGATACTCGAAAGTTGACCGACAATCATCTGTGTGCGAGATCAGTTACCGATGGATTTGAAGACGCATGCAAGGGAGATTCGGGGGGTCCCTTGATGGTTAACTATGGAGGAAATTGGTTTTTGGTAGGAATTGTGAGCTTCGGGACAGAATGCGGAATTGGCAAAATACCAGGTATCTACACCAGAGTTTCCAGCTTTATGTCTTGGATTGAGGAGAATTTGGTGGAATGA